gttttagggttgtccattctctattgcacaccctgtatatttttagacatattctaaacaaaaattcccagggaaatggtttcgggagaagggccccaatcggaaaaatggcgaaaatttccattttttttttttggtttccccatattcttaacagttgaggaacgaaattcaagctaaaaaaataatgaaatttcaggaacttttcagttaggagtttttttttcaggaataggattatgacgattacaactaaacttcaactttttgaatcgttatacctaagaaacggtgggtcttaggaaaaaaagtgtcatgacactttttatatataataatctggtctacaattcttgcattgaaaattttttgataagacttaccgttttgctgaaaatcgtgaaaaaccagtttttgtgaccttttgacccctataactcttaacgcggacacgatatcaatgtcgatttttcacatcttcataacaacgccgtaacgaaggtctataccaaaatcgagcccagtaggaatttttccgcagattgggttaaaaaatgtctaaaattactgggctacaagaactttttaaatgtacaaattattttcagtttcttattTACCTTTTTGAGCATTTCTATCAAGATGTTTGACCTCTTCCACGAGCGAACGTTTTTTTACTCTTTaattaatcatttttaaaattttgtatcctcaaaacaaaaaacaaaaaaacaatcaaaacaaaTGATTAGAATTCTGGTTTCTTTTgcgtttaaaatgaaaaatgagaatCTAACGGTTATTGAGGCTTACATAATGATGATATTGAAGTTTCATATCCAAAGTGTTGGGGTGTAGGTTTGAAAACGAATATTTTAACCCTGAGGGTTTTTCTATAGTGAAACAAACAAATCATTTAATTAATAAGAATTTAAGATAGACAATCTGGGTAGGGATTAGcatttttatacagggtgtcacAAAATAAGAGTTCAACCAAAAAAGGTGAAAGCCCATTCGGTCATGACCTCTGAGGATTAAGTAACTTGTAATTAATCATAATCCTGCGATTTgcatactttttaaaaaatgttaatttttccaTCCCAATATGGGTTCTTAACTCTACGAGACTAAAACCAACCCAATATTGTGCAATCTTTTGAGCTTTTAaggtttattttgtatttcttctttaaataaGTTTCAAATAACTATAGTGTTAGGCATATTCCCCAGCAGGACTTTTTACTTGCTATATAgatactatagggcaagttaaggattcggaaaaaaaaaatgaaactcgagataacaattttacatgacattacgatgaagTGAatcccaaaaaagtgggtccggcagtTCTGTCTatcgaaatttcatttttatgtgtTGAGTAATATTTGCTTACTAAtggcaaaaatgaaaaatgttagaaattttttatataaaaaaaataattttttttttaaacggctctaacgattttcgaaatttttttttctaaaaatttcctTTATGCAAGAAATTGAattgcatacttggttttgtgtaaaatttcatttaaatcggtgtttaataaattataaaaacagattttatttttttacaaaatttaaataacataagagttacttttaacataagagcaacccgagtcgtgcattttatttttgtaggacccaaactaacggtacctatcatatatgtataacggaaatagaacagttaattttttccaaaaacgactctaacgatgttgattaaaatttttttgtctggagtataacacataagagccaacttttgaaatggaaataatattttttcgtacCGTTAATAaccggtacctgccatagaacgattttttttggtttctgaatatttcATACAAGATttacccgatttcaacgaaaattttttcaaaagcgtTTAAGCGAaggtaattataaatataaaacttacaaaaaaatatttttggatttttaaaagaaatttaaaaatttttttttttttaaattcagttttttgaaaaagagttggtgaaaaatttttaattttgggttttttgtgtaaatcaattttatttcttcaaaatggcatatcaaatttttgttttgaaaaatgttagaaaatttttataaaaaaaaatatttttttttaacggttttaaaaattttcaaaaatttttttctaaaagttccttttcatacaagaaatcagatggcatactttgttttgtgatcaaaatcaTTGAAAACGATGTTTCATTaatcaaaaacagattttatgtattttttacattatcgaaaatgttttaaaaataaataataataaaataaaaagaaaggtaggcctaaaaactcctggtacaagcaaatgcaaaaacaccagcattcagttggcctcagaaacggaacaatacaaaaccgggaggcttgccgccgatttctgaggtcaacccggcgaaccccacaggcggatcactagtgtgaagcagtaacgtgggaaggttatgatcccctcgacatcgagatcataacagcgccgagaaaaaggaagaagaagatcgaaaatgttttaataaaagcTTTGAGATAAGAGctacttttaacataagagcaaTGGGGGACAGATCAAACAAATTTTCCATAACAGGGACCAGATTTAATCAAGGAATCGGATGGAAAAAAAAGGAGAGAAGCCGTTGTAGTTGTCAAAAGTTCTAATGAATTAATACTATTACACATATTAATATAGTCATGGGAGGGATAATTTTCcctcttttttgtatttaaattacgTTTAGAAACTATCCCAAcggtttttcattttaaagctGATCAAGATCTGATATCCGTTAAATTTCTTACCTTTCAAGGagtttaaaaagaatttcataGATGAAATCTTTGCGTGAAAAATGTGGAAACAAATGCTTTTTGATTCAGGTAAAccgttttatataaattttgtgaGCAAATACTTCCACAACTTACAAACATTTTGAATctattaatttttcattgaggGCCAAGGACTatgagtttcaaaatttttcgcaAATACCTCGCAAACTTCAAATGTTTTCCATTCCATAAACTTTATTATTGAACTACAATGTGATTATGTTACAATTTTTCCattacattttgaaaatatataattaCAAAAATAGTGATAAGTTATGGTTAGCAATAAAGCAAGTTCGCTAGCATTAAGTTTGGGCCAAGGCTTCTAACCAAAAACTTAAACATATGAAACAAATACAGCTTGCATATTTGCGTCGAGATCGTGATATGCGTAGTCAACCCACACTTGTTCAACTACTATTAAGCTGTCTCGTCACGTAGCGCAGTTGTCGTctgtaatataatttttttttattttgtttaaataaaaatatacgcTTTGGTATGCTGCCACCGCCGTTGCCTGCGGGTCAATCAGGCGGGGAATTACTGGCTCAAattcaataaacaaaaatattttattttcagatataattttgtatgtgtgtataACGTCTGCAGCCGGCTGGCTTACTAGAAAACTGGCGCCCGAAAATTATTCAATTGACAAATAATCTACAAATAAGATTAACAAaagattattgtttttttttttttttgttgagaaaatATGTTAAAGCCATATTGTTTACACAATTGTCTGTGCAAAAAAGCATATAAATTTAAGCTGAGTAGGTTCATTGGGTGGTCTTCATAAATATTTGCTCTGTGATAAACTGTAAGATTGACAGCTTTATCATGATTGATTTGCTTTGCATACTAAGGAATTCCTTTAAAGTTTAAACTAATtcgaatacatttttatttctttttcagatTCACTGGACACCATTTCAACCACCACATTCCGCCCTGTGCGACTCAACAACTCATCAAGTTCACCACACCAGAGAGATACCAAACTTATGAATCTTTTAGCTGCTCGACGAAGTGCTCTTCATCAGGACAGATTTAGAACCCACAGTCGAGCAGCTACAACAGGACGAACTAAACCTTCAACCGAAGCAACTTCAAAAGCTCCACCCGATGCCAGAACCGTATGCGTTCGCAATTGTACGAAAAATTTTACCCGACGAACAAGTGCAAGTTGCATGCGACAATGCACCAATATTCATCGTCGCAGTAATTCAACAACTTCttccacaaacaaaaacaataataataataataattcttctGAAGAAGAAAAGTCACAAAAAGACAATAATGAAATTCTTTTCACCGACGAATCATCGCATGGATTTTTCGTTGTTGCTAAAGATGCCAATGATACAATGAACCATATTCCAGAGCTTAGAAAGATGCCAGGAATTCTATCTGGAAATATGTACAAAGGCAGGCCTAGAAATAAGCCAAACGGATCAGTGCAAGTTCCAGattcagaatcagattcttATTTGTATTTCGGCAGAAAGATTCCATCGCTACGTCCATCGTTCTTGAGTATATCAACGGTCAGTGATGAACATCCACAAGTTTTTGAAGTGTCTGTTTCACAAAAACCACCACCCAGACCTAAAAGTGCAAATAAATTTAATCCCAGAGATAGACTTACTTCACCATTTACAAGAAAGTTAAGTACTGGTAAACTGAGTTCATTGGCTCCAATAGTTTCTCCAGAACCAAAACCAGTTACTGAGCCCGAATCAGTGTTAAAAACTGATAAAATACTGAAACCCATTGAACAGCAACAAAATGCCAGTGTTGAAGTTACAACTGAAGCAGTAGTGCCTTCCCTAAAGCTCATTGCAGCGGCACCATTGTCGAAAGAAGTTCCTTTACAGATTGAAAGTTCTACCGAAACCTTACCTTCCGAAAAGCCTTCAACTGTGATGAGCACTCAACCGGAAGTATCAACTCCTTTGATAATAAACGTCATCGATGAAGATGAAACAACTGTTGTTACTGAGACCGACTACGTTACCACTCCCACTGCCTTAGCTATCGAAGAAGCAAGCACAGAGCTTGCAAAAGTTGAGGCGCCTGCACATTTCTCCGAGGACAAAActaatttgataatttttgtcaacAAAAGTATGAATACAGTAAAGCCATCACCAGCGCCACCTTTAGTccaaacaacaatttttacatcaATTCGGTCTACAGTAAACCCTCCCACAGTCACAAGTGAGGCTTCAGACCCGATAAGTTCTGTAAAGCCGAGTACAACAATCTTTGTAGAGCCTGAAAATGTTGATGTAACTTCAGCTTCATATGAAAATCCCGAAATTACAATTCGTCCAGTAACAGAGCTTAATCTTGAAACCAAAAGTCCTCTGCCTAAAGAAAGTGAGTTGACACGATTGAATATTGTAACTTATATGCTAGCTGGAGTTGGAATGATACCAGTTTTTATTGGAGTAGTCTACCTAGTAAGATCGTTGATTTTGAAAGGTTACTCAAAACATGATGAAGATTTTGATGTTTGCATAACAGACCAAAAGCCTATAAGCCCAGTGAAGAAGATTGATAAGTATGATGATCAAGAGGAGGAAGAAGATGAAGAAAGTGGACAATACGAACAATGTTCGATAAGTAGTAGAGATGAGTTCAACAGAGCTAATTTAAGACTGAAGAGCTTACTGGGCGAAGGTAATTTTGGAAAAGTATGGAAAGCTGAAGCAGACGACTTAAGTGGTCACATTGGTGCTACGCGAATTGTTGCTGTTAAGACAGTTAGATCGGGAAGTTCACAAAATGATCTTAGAGAAGAAGCAACTATTATGCGGAAATTGGGATCACATCCTAATGTTGTGACTTTGTTAGGAGCATGTCTAGAAAGTGGTACTTATACAtaaattttagtttataattattttttgaa
This DNA window, taken from Episyrphus balteatus chromosome 2, idEpiBalt1.1, whole genome shotgun sequence, encodes the following:
- the LOC129911260 gene encoding uncharacterized protein LOC129911260, whose translation is MKSYFISFVVLLLVISYNVILSSKNDNFHTVEKLDYRDNEESLEQSDSKEIDVASKDEDSLDTISTTTFRPVRLNNSSSSPHQRDTKLMNLLAARRSALHQDRFRTHSRAATTGRTKPSTEATSKAPPDARTVCVRNCTKNFTRRTSASCMRQCTNIHRRSNSTTSSTNKNNNNNNNSSEEEKSQKDNNEILFTDESSHGFFVVAKDANDTMNHIPELRKMPGILSGNMYKGRPRNKPNGSVQVPDSESDSYLYFGRKIPSLRPSFLSISTVSDEHPQVFEVSVSQKPPPRPKSANKFNPRDRLTSPFTRKLSTGKLSSLAPIVSPEPKPVTEPESVLKTDKILKPIEQQQNASVEVTTEAVVPSLKLIAAAPLSKEVPLQIESSTETLPSEKPSTVMSTQPEVSTPLIINVIDEDETTVVTETDYVTTPTALAIEEASTELAKVEAPAHFSEDKTNLIIFVNKSMNTVKPSPAPPLVQTTIFTSIRSTVNPPTVTSEASDPISSVKPSTTIFVEPENVDVTSASYENPEITIRPVTELNLETKSPLPKESELTRLNIVTYMLAGVGMIPVFIGVVYLVRSLILKGYSKHDEDFDVCITDQKPISPVKKIDKYDDQEEEEDEESGQYEQCSISSRDEFNRANLRLKSLLGEGNFGKVWKAEADDLSGHIGATRIVAVKTVRSGSSQNDLREEATIMRKLGSHPNVVTLLGACLESEPQMLIMEYAMRGRLLSLLRAARSATNILPASVPGGKSLAPLSPRTLAGFALDIATGMEYIADKRIVHRDLAARNILIDHNGICKICDFGMSTDLDVVQKNSDKHYDVKTIRTASSKLDKFKFDLGERFIHNWSHGFGAQNAKKSHDTLGRRPALPIRWMAPEALQYNEFSIETDVWAFGIVLWEIATLGATPYSNLSGREVVRHVLQGTRPELPKDGRHGFFELMLQCWHKVPSMRPTFREARAEISRSVCKWLDEDAATSDYMDVSGFSEDLEHGMVYFNQRISEFECEI